The proteins below are encoded in one region of Engystomops pustulosus chromosome 8, aEngPut4.maternal, whole genome shotgun sequence:
- the LOC140075974 gene encoding uncharacterized protein has protein sequence MSHSKSQIRSHRRRAGPPGDTTKEKTLSCCECGKCFPSKSKLLAHMRIHTGEMPFSCLECAKCFIQKSSLVIHERIHTGEKPFSCSECGKCFIQKSYLVKHKIIHTGEKPFSCSECGKCFIQRTKLVRHARIHTGEKPFSCSECGKCFTNKFGLLKHERIHTGERPFSCSECAKCFIHKSDLVLHERTHTGDKLFSCSECGKCFIHKSDLVLHERFHTGEKPFSCLECGKCFSRKSHLVVHERIHTGEKPFSCSECDTFFPYNSLLKLHQRIHTGEKPFSCSECGKCFIGKSALVVHQRIHTGEKPFSCSHCGKCFAQKSQLYKHQNIHTRK, from the coding sequence ATGTCACATTCTAAAAGTCAGATAAGAAGTCACCGAAGACGGGCTGGACCTCCTGGAGATACCACTAAGGAGAAGACTCTTTCATGTtgtgaatgtggcaaatgttttccttctAAATCCAAGCTCCTTGCACatatgagaattcacacaggggagatgccattttcatgtttagaatgtgccaaatgttttattcaaaaatcaagtcttgttatacatgagagaattcacacaggggagaagccattttcatgctcagaatgtggaaaatgtttcattcAAAAGTCATATCTtgttaaacataaaataattcacacaggggagaagccattttcatgttcagaatgtggaaaatgttttattcaaagAACAAAGCTTGTTAGACAtgcgagaattcacacaggagagaagccattttcatgctcagaatgtggaaaatgttttactaatAAATTTGGTCttcttaaacatgagagaattcacacaggggagaggccgttttcatgttcagaatgtgccaaatgttttattcataaatcagatcttgttttacatgagagaactcacacaggagataagctgttttcatgttcagaatgtggcaaatgttttattcataaaTCAGATCTTGTGTTACATGAGAGATTtcatacaggggagaagccattttcatgcttagaatgtgggaaatgttttagtaggaaatcacatcttgttgtacatgagagaattcacacaggggagaagccgttttcatgttcagaatgcgaTACATTTTTTCCATATAATTCTTTACTTAaattacatcagagaattcacacaggggagaagccgttttcatgttcagaatgtggcaaatgtttcatTGGAAAATCAGCCCTTGtcgtacatcagagaattcacacaggggagaaaccgttttcttgTTCACATTGTGGCAAATGTTTTGCTCAGAAATCACAACTGTACAAACATCAGAATATTCATACAAGAAAGTAA
- the LOC140076171 gene encoding uncharacterized protein, whose amino-acid sequence MVRTSLWKILLEELKLRSSHRMESEQVQVCAKDGAWEGGHDVGARDPQNDDITRSSEEHLISSDIKADDCGITRDTYKEPNIRMYLPSDLHCNNLSSDPNTLGICSTTSQTNSQKRSHQGTTEHERIHTGEKPFSCPECGKCFRQKSHLVVHEKFHTGEKPFSCSECGKWFIKKSSLVEHERIHTGEKPFSCPECGKCFAYKSSLVVHERIHTGEKPFSCSECGKCFAHKSSLFVHERIHTGEKPFSCPECGKCFRQKLYLVEHEKFHTREKPFSCPECGKCFIQKSKLVEHERIHTGEKPFSCSECGKCFAQKTSLVVHERIHTGEKPFSCPECGKCFRKKSYLVEHEKIHDREKPFSCSECGKCFARKSDLLKHQIIHTGEKPFSCSECGKCFAYKSNLVAHEKIHIGKKLL is encoded by the exons ATGGTGAGAACATCTTTgtggaagatcttactggaggagcttaAACTCAGAAGCAGTCACAGAATGGAGAGTGAGCAGGTCCAGGTATGTGCAAAGGAtggagcctgggaaggaggacatgacgtTGGTGCCAGGGACcctcagaatg ATGACATTaccaggagctcagaggaacatctgatatcttcAGATATTAAAGCTGATGATTGTGGGATCACACGAGATACATATAAAGAACCCAACATCAGAATGTATTTACCCTCAGACCTTCATTGCAACAATCTATCATCTGATCCTAATACACTGGGCATCTGTTCTACTACATCACAGACTAATAGTCAAAAAAGAAGCCACCAAGGAACAACCGAGC atgagagaattcacacaggggagaagccgttttcatgtcccgaatgtggaaaatgttttcgtcagaaatcacatcttgttgtacATGAGAaatttcacacaggggagaagccattttcatgttcagaatgtggaaaatggttCATCAAAAAATCAAGTCTTgttgaacatgagagaattcacacaggggagaagccgttttcatgtccagaatgtggaaaatgttttgcttATAAATCAAGTCTTGtggtacatgagagaattcacacaggggagaagccgttttcatgttcagaatgtggaaaatgttttgctcATAAATCAAGTCTTtttgtacatgagagaattcacacaggggagaagccgttttcatgtccagaatgtggaaaatgttttcgtcagaaatTATATCTTGTTGAACATGAAAAATTTCACAccagggagaagccgttttcatgtccagaatgtgggaaatgtttcatccAAAAATCAAAGCTTgttgaacatgagagaattcacacaggggagaagccgttttcatgttcagaatgtgggaaatgttttgctcagAAAACAAGTCTTGTTgttcatgagagaattcacacaggggagaagccattttcatgtccagaatgtggaaaatgttttcgtaagaaatcatatcttgttgaacatgaaaaaattcacgacagggagaagccattttcatgttcagaatgtggcaaatgttttgctCGGAAATCAGATCTTCTAAAGCATCAaataattcacacaggggagaagccattttcatgttcagaatgtggcaaatgttttgctTATAAATCAAATCTTGTTGCCCATGAGAAAATTCACATCGGGAAGAAGCTACTTTAA